In a genomic window of Actinomadura rubteroloni:
- the rplT gene encoding 50S ribosomal protein L20: protein MARVKRAVNAAKKRRVVLERASGYRGQRSRLYRKAKEQQLHSMTYAFRDRKDRKGQFRRLWIQRINAAARANGLTYNRLIQGLKLAEVEVDRRMLAELAVNDAAAFAALVEVAKGALPAEGSEAA from the coding sequence GTGGCACGCGTGAAGCGGGCGGTCAACGCCGCCAAGAAGCGCCGGGTCGTCCTGGAGCGCGCGAGCGGCTACCGCGGCCAGCGGTCGCGCCTGTACCGCAAGGCCAAGGAGCAGCAGCTCCACTCGATGACCTACGCCTTCCGGGACCGCAAGGACCGCAAGGGCCAGTTCCGCCGGCTGTGGATCCAGCGCATCAACGCCGCCGCCCGCGCCAACGGCCTGACCTACAACCGCCTCATCCAGGGCCTCAAGCTCGCCGAGGTCGAGGTGGACCGCCGCATGCTCGCCGAGCTGGCCGTCAACGACGCCGCCGCGTTCGCGGCGCTGGTCGAGGTCGCCAAGGGCGCGCTGCCCGCCGAGGGCAGCGAGGCGGCCTGA
- a CDS encoding TrmH family RNA methyltransferase: protein MAGRELTSIRSPRVKAARRLAKRAFRRRERRFLAEGPQAVREALEIPGGLAELFTTAEAETRHADLVAAAERAGAPVLRVSGEVMAELAQTVTPQGLLAVCEFVDVSLETSLAASPRLVTVLAHVRDPGNAGTVLRTADAAGSGSVVFTDASVDPYNGKCVRASAGSLFHLPVVVGPRFDALIPELSKAGLTVLAADGAGTRTLDSCVDDGTLARPTAWVFGNEAWGLPDEILRHVDEVVRVPIYGRAESLNLATAAAVCLYASARAQRG, encoded by the coding sequence ATGGCGGGCCGTGAGCTGACCTCGATCCGCTCCCCGCGGGTGAAGGCCGCACGACGGCTCGCCAAGCGCGCGTTCCGCCGCCGTGAGCGGCGGTTCCTCGCCGAGGGGCCGCAGGCCGTGCGCGAGGCGCTGGAGATCCCCGGCGGTCTCGCCGAGCTGTTCACCACCGCCGAGGCCGAGACGCGCCACGCGGACCTGGTGGCGGCGGCCGAGCGGGCGGGCGCCCCGGTGCTGCGCGTCAGCGGCGAGGTGATGGCCGAGCTGGCGCAGACCGTCACGCCGCAGGGGCTGCTGGCGGTCTGCGAGTTCGTGGACGTGTCCCTGGAGACGTCGCTCGCCGCCTCGCCGCGGCTGGTGACGGTCCTCGCGCACGTCCGCGACCCCGGCAACGCCGGGACCGTCCTGCGGACCGCCGACGCCGCCGGATCGGGCTCGGTGGTGTTCACCGACGCGTCGGTGGACCCCTACAACGGCAAGTGCGTCCGGGCGTCGGCGGGCAGCCTGTTCCATCTGCCCGTCGTGGTCGGCCCCCGGTTCGACGCGCTGATCCCCGAGCTGTCCAAGGCGGGGCTCACCGTCCTCGCCGCCGACGGCGCGGGCACGCGCACCCTGGACTCCTGCGTGGACGACGGCACGCTCGCCCGTCCCACGGCCTGGGTGTTCGGCAACGAGGCGTGGGGCCTGCCCGACGAGATCCTGCGGCACGTGGACGAGGTCGTCCGCGTCCCGATCTACGGCCGCGCCGAGAGCCTCAACCTCGCGACCGCCGCGGCGGTCTGCCTTTACGCCTCGGCGCGGGCCCAGCGCGGCTGA
- a CDS encoding STAS domain-containing protein, whose amino-acid sequence MPRGWGLTMMADDRTTAERRTARRGPGAVRCRAGALEPDESGYDAGTVPWATRTRPGLEIATSRVRDGVVVASVSGEIDLHTADRLRARLIGLHAAGRRSVVVDFAGVPFCDAAGLGALVAAHNDVVARGGAIRLARMRPAQERLVRITGLHRLFPVHATLDEAVAEATKALP is encoded by the coding sequence ATGCCGCGCGGATGGGGGCTGACCATGATGGCCGACGACAGGACGACCGCCGAGCGGCGGACCGCCCGGCGGGGGCCGGGCGCCGTGCGCTGCCGCGCGGGCGCGCTCGAGCCCGACGAGTCCGGGTACGACGCGGGAACGGTCCCGTGGGCGACCCGGACGCGTCCGGGGCTGGAGATCGCCACCTCGCGCGTCCGTGACGGCGTGGTCGTGGCGTCGGTCTCGGGGGAGATCGACCTGCACACGGCCGACCGGCTGCGCGCCCGCCTGATCGGCCTGCACGCGGCGGGCCGGCGGTCGGTCGTGGTCGACTTCGCGGGCGTGCCGTTCTGCGACGCGGCGGGCCTCGGCGCCCTGGTCGCGGCGCACAACGACGTCGTGGCGCGCGGCGGCGCGATCCGGCTGGCGCGGATGCGGCCCGCCCAGGAGCGCCTGGTGCGCATCACCGGCCTGCACCGGCTGTTCCCCGTCCACGCGACGCTGGACGAGGCGGTCGCGGAGGCCACAAAAGCCTTGCCCTGA
- a CDS encoding PAS domain-containing sensor histidine kinase: protein MGGVDVPGGLPADVPPRAALDDLPDGLLIADARARVVAFNRAAVRMTGVPAGSALGGDFRDVLPLHDAEGRDWWKCVAPYDGLATRTRHPERSLYLADGTELLVTASYRRDARGRVERFTVALRDAAARARRERDRADLVSTVAHELRSPLTSVKGFTATLLAKWHRFNDDQKRVMLETVNADADRVTRLITELLDVSRIEAGRLEMRRRVVDLDVEVRRAVAGRIAAGDPADRFRFEPRGALPELWLDPDKIDQILGNLLENAVRHGAGTVTIVVEPDVQERGAAVSVRDEGEGIPPEAAQRVFRQFWRGPGGNRRAGTGLGLFIVKGLVEAHGGTIAVRRAPGGGAEFRFTVPAGAPAHTV, encoded by the coding sequence GTGGGTGGAGTGGACGTGCCCGGCGGGCTGCCCGCCGACGTCCCGCCGCGCGCCGCGCTGGACGACCTGCCCGACGGACTGCTGATCGCCGACGCGCGGGCGCGCGTGGTGGCGTTCAACCGGGCCGCGGTGCGGATGACGGGCGTCCCGGCGGGCTCGGCGCTCGGCGGGGACTTCCGCGACGTCCTGCCGCTGCACGACGCGGAGGGCCGCGACTGGTGGAAGTGCGTCGCGCCCTACGACGGCCTGGCGACGCGCACGCGGCACCCCGAGCGGTCGCTGTACCTGGCGGACGGGACGGAGCTGCTGGTCACCGCGTCCTACCGGCGGGACGCGCGCGGCCGGGTGGAACGTTTCACGGTGGCGCTGCGCGACGCCGCCGCCCGCGCCCGCCGCGAGCGCGACCGCGCGGACCTGGTCTCCACCGTCGCCCACGAGCTGCGGTCGCCGCTGACGAGCGTGAAGGGCTTCACCGCCACGCTGCTGGCCAAGTGGCACCGGTTCAACGACGACCAGAAGCGGGTGATGCTGGAGACCGTCAACGCCGACGCCGACCGCGTCACCCGGCTCATCACCGAACTGCTGGACGTGTCGCGCATCGAGGCGGGACGGCTGGAGATGCGCCGCCGCGTGGTGGACCTGGACGTCGAGGTCCGCCGGGCCGTGGCGGGCCGGATCGCGGCGGGCGACCCCGCCGACCGCTTCCGGTTCGAGCCGCGCGGCGCGCTGCCCGAGCTGTGGCTGGACCCCGACAAGATCGACCAGATCCTCGGGAACCTGCTCGAAAACGCCGTGCGGCACGGGGCTGGTACTGTCACGATCGTGGTGGAACCGGACGTGCAGGAGAGGGGAGCCGCCGTGTCGGTGCGCGACGAGGGCGAGGGCATTCCGCCCGAGGCCGCCCAGCGCGTGTTCCGGCAGTTCTGGCGGGGCCCCGGCGGCAACCGCCGCGCCGGCACCGGTCTCGGCCTGTTCATCGTCAAGGGCCTCGTGGAGGCCCACGGCGGCACGATCGCCGTGCGGCGCGCGCCCGGCGGCGGCGCCGAGTTCCGATTTACCGTGCCCGCCGGCGCTCCCGCGCACACGGTCTGA
- the pheS gene encoding phenylalanine--tRNA ligase subunit alpha translates to MSAPNKSYDPVEVAALSAESLDRARADALAAIEAAADLDALKQVRLAHAGDRSPLALANREIGALPPAARAEAGKRIGAARGAVTQALKARQAELEEERDQRVLAEEAVDVTLPWDRAARGARHPLTTLQERMVDVFVSMGFEVAEGPEVEAEWFNFDALNFPPDHPARSMQDTFFVESEETGLVLRTHTSPMQVRSLLSRELPVYVVGPGRTFRTDELDATHSPVFHQLEGLAVDEGLTMADLRGGIDAFVAGMFGPGLVTRMRPSFFPFTEPSAEVDMQCFVCRGASAEPGGEPCRTCSSEGWIELGGCGMVNPRVLVACGIDPDRYSGWAFGLGVERTLMFRHGVEDMHDMVEGDVRFTLPFGMEI, encoded by the coding sequence ATGTCTGCACCCAACAAGTCCTATGACCCCGTCGAGGTCGCGGCGCTGAGCGCCGAGTCGCTTGACCGGGCGCGCGCGGACGCGCTGGCGGCCATCGAGGCCGCCGCCGACCTCGACGCGCTCAAGCAGGTCCGGCTCGCCCACGCGGGCGACCGGTCGCCGCTGGCCCTGGCCAACCGCGAGATCGGCGCGCTGCCCCCGGCGGCGCGCGCCGAGGCGGGCAAACGCATCGGCGCCGCGCGCGGCGCGGTGACGCAGGCGCTGAAGGCCCGCCAGGCGGAGCTGGAGGAGGAGCGCGACCAGCGCGTCCTCGCCGAGGAGGCCGTCGACGTCACGCTCCCGTGGGACCGCGCGGCGCGCGGCGCGCGACACCCGCTGACGACGCTCCAGGAGCGGATGGTCGACGTCTTCGTCTCGATGGGCTTCGAGGTCGCCGAGGGCCCCGAGGTCGAGGCGGAGTGGTTCAACTTCGACGCGCTGAACTTCCCGCCCGACCATCCGGCCCGCTCCATGCAGGACACGTTCTTCGTGGAGTCGGAGGAGACGGGCCTGGTGCTGCGCACGCACACCTCGCCGATGCAGGTCCGCTCGCTGCTGTCGCGCGAGTTGCCGGTGTACGTGGTGGGGCCTGGCCGCACCTTCCGCACCGACGAGCTGGACGCCACGCACAGCCCGGTCTTCCACCAGCTCGAAGGGCTGGCGGTGGACGAGGGCCTGACGATGGCGGACCTGCGCGGCGGCATCGACGCGTTCGTCGCAGGGATGTTCGGTCCGGGCCTGGTGACGCGGATGCGGCCGTCGTTCTTCCCGTTCACCGAGCCGTCCGCCGAGGTGGACATGCAGTGCTTCGTGTGCCGGGGCGCGTCCGCCGAGCCGGGCGGCGAACCGTGCCGGACGTGCTCGTCGGAGGGCTGGATCGAGCTGGGCGGCTGCGGCATGGTCAACCCGCGCGTGCTGGTGGCCTGCGGCATCGACCCCGACCGCTACAGCGGGTGGGCGTTCGGGCTGGGCGTGGAGCGGACGCTGATGTTCCGGCACGGCGTCGAGGACATGCACGACATGGTGGAGGGCGACGTGCGCTTCACCCTTCCGTTCGGGATGGAGATCTGA
- the pheT gene encoding phenylalanine--tRNA ligase subunit beta, with product MRAPLSWLREYADLPAGVTGRELAARLIDAGLEVETVERVGDDVRGPLVVGEVLAIEELTGFKKPIRYCQVDVGEANGTGEPQNIVCGATNFAVGDRIVAILPGGMLPGGFEIGARKTYGKVSEGMICSVSELGIGEDHDGILILPGSPEPGADAIELLGVRDDVLDIAVTPDRGYCLSIRGVAREAATAYGVAFRDPADVDLPTGEGDGPGVAIADPSACDRIVLREVRGLDPSARAPMWMRVRLHRAGMRSVSLAVDVANYLMLELGQPLHTFDGDKVSGPITVRRAAPGETLETLDHVERKLHPEDVLIADTTGPLSLAGTMGGLATEISDASTSTVIEAAHFDEIGVAKMARRHKLHSEASYRFERGVDRELAHRAAYRAATLLAELGGARIVPGVSSAEAPVAPVEITMAADHPDRVAGVAYGRDTVVRRLEQVGCTVAGDATLTVTPPSWRPDLTDPNDLAEEVIRLEGYENIPSRAPRPAAGHGLTGAQRLRRRVGRALAGAGYVETINFPFAAEKDWDALQLPAEDPRRRALRLANPLSEDEPLLRTTLLPGLLKALARNVGRGFGDVALFERGVVFRPADGPVASAPRLPVDRGPSADDVAALDAVLPDQPERVAAVLAGERAPSGWWGAGRPATWADAIEAARTVAREAGVELRVEADRHEPWHPGRCAALYAGDVLVGHAGELHPRTTKAYGLPARSCAMELELRGLGEPAAPRAPHVSAYPVATQDVALIVAEDVPAAAVEAALRDGAGELLESVRLFDVYTGEQAGEGRRSLAYTLRFRAPDRTLTAEDAGAARDAAVAAAAERTGAVLRGA from the coding sequence ATGCGCGCCCCGCTCTCCTGGCTGCGGGAGTACGCCGACCTGCCGGCCGGGGTCACCGGCCGGGAGCTGGCGGCCCGGCTGATCGACGCCGGGCTGGAGGTCGAGACGGTCGAGCGCGTGGGCGACGACGTCCGCGGCCCGCTGGTGGTCGGCGAGGTCCTGGCGATCGAGGAGCTGACCGGGTTCAAGAAGCCGATCCGGTACTGCCAGGTCGACGTGGGCGAGGCCAACGGCACGGGTGAGCCGCAGAACATCGTCTGCGGCGCGACGAACTTCGCCGTCGGCGACCGGATCGTCGCGATCCTGCCCGGCGGGATGCTGCCCGGCGGGTTCGAGATCGGCGCCCGCAAGACCTACGGCAAGGTGTCCGAGGGCATGATCTGCTCGGTCAGCGAGCTGGGCATCGGGGAGGACCACGACGGCATCCTCATCCTGCCCGGGTCGCCCGAGCCGGGCGCGGACGCGATCGAGCTGCTCGGCGTGCGCGACGACGTCCTGGACATCGCCGTCACGCCCGACCGGGGCTACTGCCTGTCGATCCGCGGCGTGGCGCGGGAGGCCGCGACGGCGTACGGCGTCGCCTTCCGCGACCCGGCGGACGTCGACCTGCCCACGGGCGAGGGCGACGGGCCGGGCGTGGCGATCGCCGACCCGTCGGCGTGCGACCGGATCGTGCTGCGCGAGGTGCGCGGTCTCGACCCGTCCGCGCGGGCGCCGATGTGGATGCGCGTGCGCCTGCACCGGGCCGGGATGCGGTCTGTGTCGCTGGCGGTGGACGTCGCCAACTACCTGATGCTGGAGCTGGGCCAGCCGCTGCACACGTTCGACGGGGACAAGGTGTCCGGGCCGATCACGGTGCGCCGCGCGGCGCCCGGCGAGACGCTGGAGACGCTGGACCACGTCGAGCGGAAGCTGCACCCCGAGGACGTCCTGATCGCCGACACGACGGGCCCGCTGTCGCTGGCGGGGACGATGGGCGGCCTGGCCACCGAGATCTCCGACGCGTCCACGAGCACGGTGATCGAGGCGGCGCACTTCGACGAGATCGGCGTCGCGAAGATGGCGCGGCGGCACAAGCTGCACAGCGAGGCGTCCTACCGCTTCGAGCGCGGCGTGGACCGGGAGCTGGCGCACCGCGCGGCGTACCGGGCGGCGACGCTGCTGGCGGAGCTGGGCGGGGCGCGGATCGTGCCGGGCGTGTCGTCGGCCGAGGCCCCGGTGGCGCCGGTCGAGATCACGATGGCGGCCGACCACCCCGACCGCGTGGCCGGTGTGGCGTACGGACGGGACACGGTCGTCCGGCGGCTGGAGCAGGTCGGCTGCACGGTCGCCGGGGACGCGACGCTGACGGTGACGCCGCCGTCGTGGCGTCCGGACCTCACCGACCCCAACGACCTCGCCGAGGAGGTCATCCGGCTGGAGGGCTACGAGAACATCCCGTCGCGGGCGCCGCGTCCGGCGGCCGGGCACGGCCTCACCGGCGCGCAGCGGCTGCGCCGCCGGGTCGGCCGCGCGCTGGCCGGGGCCGGGTACGTCGAGACGATCAACTTCCCGTTCGCGGCGGAGAAGGACTGGGACGCCCTCCAGCTCCCGGCCGAGGACCCGCGCCGCCGGGCGCTGCGGCTCGCCAACCCGCTGTCGGAGGACGAGCCGCTGCTGCGGACGACGCTGCTGCCGGGCCTGCTGAAGGCGCTGGCCCGCAACGTCGGCCGGGGCTTCGGCGACGTCGCGCTGTTCGAGCGGGGCGTGGTGTTCCGTCCGGCGGACGGCCCGGTGGCGTCCGCGCCGCGCCTGCCGGTGGACCGGGGCCCTTCGGCGGACGACGTCGCGGCGCTGGACGCGGTGCTGCCCGACCAGCCCGAGCGGGTCGCGGCGGTGCTGGCGGGCGAGCGCGCGCCGTCCGGCTGGTGGGGCGCGGGCCGTCCGGCGACGTGGGCGGACGCGATCGAGGCCGCCCGGACGGTCGCGCGCGAGGCCGGCGTGGAGCTGCGCGTCGAAGCGGACCGGCACGAGCCGTGGCACCCGGGGCGCTGCGCCGCCCTGTACGCCGGGGACGTCCTGGTCGGCCACGCGGGCGAGCTGCACCCGCGCACGACCAAGGCCTACGGGCTCCCGGCGCGGTCCTGCGCGATGGAACTGGAGCTGCGCGGTCTCGGCGAGCCCGCCGCGCCGCGCGCCCCGCACGTGTCGGCCTACCCGGTCGCCACGCAGGACGTCGCGCTGATCGTGGCCGAGGACGTCCCGGCGGCGGCGGTCGAGGCGGCGCTGCGCGACGGCGCGGGCGAGCTGCTGGAGTCGGTGCGGCTGTTCGACGTCTACACCGGCGAGCAGGCCGGCGAGGGCCGCCGGTCGCTGGCGTACACGCTGCGGTTCCGCGCGCCGGACCGGACGCTGACGGCCGAGGACGCGGGCGCGGCCCGGGACGCGGCGGTCGCGGCGGCGGCCGAGCGGACGGGCGCGGTGCTGCGCGGCGCCTGA
- a CDS encoding ABC-F family ATP-binding cassette domain-containing protein has product MSHAIVCSDLSFAWPDGTVVLDGLDAAFGPVRTGLVGVNGAGKSTLLKLVAGELSPAAGTVSVAGEIGYLPQTLPLAGHDTVADLLGIARARAALLAIERGEATEENFAAVGDDWDVEERARAELARLGLGDVGLDRTVATLSGGEAVLAGLAARLLARPDVLLLDEPTNNLDLDARRRLYDAVDAWTGVLVVVSHDRELLERVDAIADLRDGAIRTFGGTLSQYDERLAVEREAAERTVRAAEGDLRRQRRELEEARTKLARRARYGKKSQDSVPRIVAGLRKQQAQVSSGKHRVLHEQKLAGARDRLAEAEEAVRDEDEIRVELPNTRVPEGRTVLTVTGLPAEEPGSLPELVVRGPERIALTGPNGAGKTTLLRAFAGGAAPDGVEVRAEDVRYLPQRLDVLDDALSVVDNVRAVAPSASVREVRAGLARFLLRGDRADRLAGTLSGGERFRAVLASLLLAEPAPRLLLLDEPTNNLDTASVRALAQALAAYEGAFVVVSHDLPFLRTLGLTRWLRMDRNGELSEGGPV; this is encoded by the coding sequence ATGTCCCATGCCATCGTCTGCTCTGATCTGTCCTTCGCCTGGCCGGACGGGACGGTCGTCCTGGACGGCCTGGACGCCGCGTTCGGGCCCGTCCGCACCGGTCTCGTCGGCGTCAACGGCGCGGGCAAGTCGACGCTGCTCAAGCTGGTCGCGGGCGAGCTGAGCCCCGCCGCCGGGACCGTCTCGGTCGCCGGGGAGATCGGCTACCTCCCGCAGACGCTCCCGCTCGCCGGGCACGACACCGTCGCTGACCTGCTCGGCATCGCCCGCGCCCGCGCCGCGCTGCTGGCGATCGAGCGCGGCGAGGCGACCGAGGAGAACTTCGCGGCCGTCGGCGACGACTGGGACGTCGAGGAGCGCGCCCGCGCCGAGCTGGCCCGGCTCGGGCTCGGCGACGTCGGCCTGGACCGGACGGTCGCGACGCTCTCGGGCGGGGAGGCGGTGCTGGCGGGGCTCGCGGCGCGGCTGCTGGCCCGTCCGGACGTCCTGCTGCTGGACGAGCCCACCAACAACCTCGACCTGGACGCCCGCCGCCGCCTCTACGACGCGGTGGACGCCTGGACGGGCGTGCTCGTCGTCGTCAGCCACGACCGCGAGCTGCTGGAGCGGGTCGACGCGATCGCCGACCTGCGCGACGGCGCGATCCGCACGTTCGGCGGCACGCTGTCGCAGTACGACGAGCGGCTGGCAGTCGAGCGGGAGGCCGCCGAGCGGACCGTCCGCGCGGCCGAGGGCGACCTGCGGCGGCAGCGGCGCGAGCTGGAGGAGGCGCGGACCAAGCTCGCCCGCCGCGCCCGCTACGGCAAGAAGTCGCAGGACAGCGTCCCGCGCATCGTCGCGGGCCTGCGCAAGCAGCAGGCGCAGGTGTCGTCGGGCAAGCACCGCGTCCTGCACGAGCAGAAACTCGCGGGCGCACGCGACCGGCTGGCCGAGGCGGAGGAGGCGGTCCGCGACGAGGACGAGATCCGGGTGGAACTGCCGAACACCCGCGTCCCGGAGGGCCGGACTGTCCTCACCGTGACCGGCCTGCCCGCTGAGGAGCCCGGGTCGCTGCCCGAGCTGGTGGTGCGGGGCCCGGAGCGGATCGCGCTGACCGGCCCGAACGGCGCGGGCAAGACCACCCTGCTGCGGGCGTTCGCGGGCGGGGCCGCGCCGGACGGCGTCGAGGTCCGGGCGGAGGACGTCCGGTACCTGCCGCAGCGCCTCGACGTCCTGGACGACGCGCTGAGCGTGGTCGACAACGTCCGGGCCGTGGCGCCGTCGGCGTCGGTGCGGGAGGTCCGGGCGGGCCTCGCGCGGTTCCTGCTGCGCGGCGACCGCGCGGACCGTCTCGCCGGGACCCTGTCGGGCGGCGAGCGGTTCCGCGCGGTGCTGGCGTCGCTGCTGCTGGCCGAGCCCGCCCCGCGCCTGCTCCTGCTGGACGAGCCGACCAACAACCTGGACACCGCGAGCGTCCGGGCGCTGGCCCAGGCCCTCGCCGCCTACGAAGGGGCGTTCGTCGTGGTGAGCCACGACCTGCCGTTCCTGCGGACGCTCGGCCTCACCCGGTGGCTGCGCATGGACCGGAACGGGGAGCTTTCGGAAGGCGGGCCCGTGTGA
- a CDS encoding ABC transporter permease produces MTSTLPTDLPADSEPAVRVTIGRTFVAMLSREVRVLRKNFVATFVRVLLQPLLFVFVFAYVLPKVGGGAMSGGAGGGGGTTFSTVLVPGLVGSSIFMQGIMAIVFPLMMELNWQRSITDRALAPLPIPLLAIEKIAAGGLQALIAGLLVFPCVLFVHAGGQGPDVHVSNWPLLIFVCVFGSLLSASAGLLLGTVIDPQRAQMLFGIILMPLSMLGCVYYPWAALEHVRWLQIVSLANPMVFLNEGLRAALTPNVEHMHFWVYGTVILVGTVLLTWLAARKFTQRVLT; encoded by the coding sequence ATGACCTCCACCCTCCCGACCGACCTCCCCGCCGACTCCGAACCCGCCGTACGGGTCACCATCGGCCGCACCTTCGTCGCGATGCTGTCGCGCGAGGTGCGGGTGCTGCGCAAGAACTTCGTCGCGACGTTCGTCCGCGTCCTGCTCCAGCCGCTGCTGTTCGTGTTCGTCTTCGCCTACGTCCTGCCGAAGGTCGGCGGCGGCGCCATGTCCGGGGGCGCGGGCGGCGGCGGGGGGACGACGTTCTCGACCGTCCTCGTCCCCGGCCTCGTCGGGTCCTCGATCTTCATGCAGGGCATCATGGCGATCGTGTTCCCGCTGATGATGGAGCTGAACTGGCAGCGCTCCATCACCGACCGGGCGCTCGCGCCGCTGCCGATCCCGCTGCTGGCCATCGAGAAGATCGCCGCCGGCGGGCTCCAGGCGCTCATCGCCGGGCTGCTGGTCTTCCCCTGCGTGCTGTTCGTGCACGCGGGCGGGCAGGGCCCGGACGTCCACGTGAGCAACTGGCCGCTGCTGATCTTCGTGTGCGTGTTCGGCTCGCTGCTGTCGGCGTCCGCCGGGCTGCTGCTCGGCACCGTCATCGACCCGCAGCGGGCGCAGATGCTGTTCGGCATCATCCTCATGCCGCTGTCGATGCTCGGCTGCGTGTACTACCCGTGGGCGGCGCTGGAGCACGTCCGCTGGCTCCAGATCGTCTCGCTGGCCAACCCGATGGTGTTCCTCAACGAAGGGCTGCGCGCCGCGCTCACCCCGAACGTCGAGCACATGCACTTCTGGGTGTACGGGACGGTCATCCTCGTCGGGACCGTCCTCCTGACGTGGCTCGCCGCGCGCAAGTTCACCCAGCGCGTCCTGACCTGA
- a CDS encoding ABC transporter ATP-binding protein, which translates to MTPTPEIAVRTEDLHKTYSGPKGDVPAVRGIDLDVRRGEFFGLLGPNGAGKSTTIGMLTTLVKPTSGKASVCGFDVVDDSVEVKRRIGMVSQNNTLDSELTAVENLEFRGRFFGLGPRAAKRRADELLELFGLTDRRDGNPFELSGGQAKRLMIGRALVHRPEVLFLDEPTAGLDPQNRVNLWDLLRDLQSQGQTILLTTHYMEEAEVLCDRLAVVDHGEVLARGTAAELKDSAGADTVITVSYDGDVPAKLDGLADRAGISKVEVNGGQVRVFSTAPEGLLGELVSAGAAAGVNVTDASQLRPSLETVFLNLTGRDYRD; encoded by the coding sequence GTGACCCCCACCCCCGAGATCGCGGTGAGAACCGAGGATCTCCACAAGACCTACTCCGGGCCCAAGGGCGACGTGCCCGCCGTGCGCGGCATCGACCTGGACGTCCGACGCGGCGAGTTCTTCGGCCTGCTCGGCCCGAACGGCGCCGGCAAGTCCACCACGATCGGGATGCTCACCACGCTCGTCAAGCCGACGTCCGGCAAGGCGAGCGTGTGCGGCTTCGACGTCGTGGACGACTCGGTCGAGGTCAAGCGCCGCATCGGCATGGTCTCGCAGAACAACACCCTCGACAGCGAGCTGACCGCCGTCGAGAACCTGGAGTTCCGCGGCCGGTTCTTCGGCCTCGGCCCGCGCGCCGCCAAGCGCCGCGCCGACGAACTGCTGGAACTGTTCGGCCTCACCGACCGGCGCGACGGAAACCCGTTCGAGCTGTCGGGCGGCCAGGCCAAGCGGCTCATGATCGGCCGCGCGCTCGTCCACCGGCCCGAGGTGCTGTTCCTGGACGAGCCCACCGCCGGCCTCGACCCGCAAAACCGCGTCAACCTGTGGGACCTGCTGCGCGACCTGCAGTCCCAGGGCCAGACGATCCTGCTCACCACGCACTACATGGAAGAGGCCGAGGTCCTGTGCGACCGGCTCGCCGTCGTGGACCACGGCGAGGTCCTCGCGCGCGGGACGGCCGCGGAGCTGAAGGACTCCGCGGGCGCCGACACCGTGATCACCGTGTCCTACGACGGGGACGTCCCCGCCAAGCTCGACGGCCTCGCCGACCGCGCCGGGATCTCCAAGGTGGAGGTGAACGGCGGCCAGGTCCGCGTGTTCTCCACCGCGCCCGAGGGCCTGCTCGGCGAGCTGGTCTCGGCGGGCGCCGCCGCGGGCGTGAACGTGACCGACGCCTCCCAGCTCCGGCCGAGCCTGGAGACGGTCTTCCTGAACCTGACCGGCCGGGACTACCGCGACTGA
- a CDS encoding MarR family winged helix-turn-helix transcriptional regulator, with protein sequence MEVNKLGLGAPEELGPIEEWPIGRLFAAAARMTGPMMWRLIERHGVSPAGFFVLRILHSEDGLRAGEVARRLMTSPASATSVIGTLERNGHVERRRDEADRRAVRLHITEAGSRLIAATIKELGPDIWEFYDVVPPEDEPAVRRFLLALIDKFDDCTDPNGERT encoded by the coding sequence ATGGAAGTGAACAAGCTGGGCCTCGGGGCTCCCGAGGAGCTGGGGCCGATCGAAGAGTGGCCCATCGGGCGGCTCTTCGCCGCCGCGGCCCGCATGACGGGGCCGATGATGTGGCGGCTCATCGAGCGGCACGGCGTCAGCCCCGCGGGCTTCTTCGTCCTGCGGATCCTGCACAGCGAGGACGGCCTGCGCGCCGGCGAGGTCGCCCGCCGGCTCATGACGTCCCCGGCCAGCGCCACTTCCGTGATCGGCACGCTGGAGCGCAACGGGCACGTGGAACGCCGCCGCGACGAGGCCGACCGCCGCGCCGTGCGCCTGCACATCACCGAGGCCGGCTCACGGCTCATCGCCGCGACGATCAAGGAGCTGGGCCCCGACATCTGGGAGTTCTACGACGTCGTGCCGCCCGAGGACGAACCCGCCGTCCGCCGCTTCCTGCTCGCGCTGATCGACAAGTTCGACGACTGCACCGACCCGAACGGAGAGCGCACGTGA